The following are encoded in a window of Phocoena phocoena chromosome 2, mPhoPho1.1, whole genome shotgun sequence genomic DNA:
- the CHRNA3 gene encoding neuronal acetylcholine receptor subunit alpha-3, translating to MGAQPRGVRVAKLLPPWAPPPLLLFLLLLLLPVARASDAEHRLFERLFEDYNEIIRPVANVSDPVIIQFEVSMSQLVKVDEVNQIMETNLWLKQIWNDYKLKWNPSDYNGAEFMRVPAQKIWKPDIVLYNNAVGDFQVDDKTKALLKYTGEVTWIPPAIFKSSCKIDVTYFPFDYQNCTMKFGSWSYDKAKIDLVLIGSSMNLRDYWESGEWAIIKAPGYKHDIKYNCCEEVYTDITYSLYIRRLPLFYTINLIIPCLLISFLTVLVFYLPSDCGEKVTLCISVLLSLTVFLLVITETIPSTSLVIPLIGEYLLFTMIFVTLSIVITVFVLNVHYRTPTTHTMPMWVKTIFLNFLPRVMFMTRPASSEGNTQRPRPFNSAELSNLNCFSHIESKSCKEGYPCQDELCSYCHHRRVKILNFSANLTRSSSSESVNAVLSLSALSPEIKEAIQSVKYIAENMKAQNEAKEVQDDWKYVAMVIDRIFLWVFILVCILGTAGLFLQPLMARDDA from the exons ATGGGCGCCCAGCCGCGCGGAGTCCGCGTCGCGAAGCTCTTGCCTCCCTgggcgccgccgccgctgctgctatttctgctgctgctgctgctgccag TGGCCAGAGCCTCCGACGCCGAGCATCGTCTGTTTGAGCGGCTGTTCGAAGATTACAACGAGATCATCCGGCCAGTGGCCAATGTGTCTGACCCAGTCATCATCCAGTTTGAAGTGTCCATGTCTCAGCTGGTGAAGGTG GATGAAGTAAACCAGATCATGGAGACCAACCTGTGGCTCAAGCAA ATCTGGAATGACTACAAGCTGAAGTGGAACCCCTCCGACTACAATGGAGCGGAGTTCATGCGTGTCCCTGCACAGAAGATCTGGAAGCCAGATATTGTGCTGTATAACAA TGCTGTTGGGGATTTCCAGGTGGACGACAAGACCAAAGCTTTACTCAAGTACACGGGGGAAGTGACTTGGATCCCCCCAGCCATCTTTAAGAGCTCGTGCAAAATCGATGTGACCTACTTCCCATTCGATTACCAGAACTGCACCATGAAGTTTGGTTCCTGGTCCTACGACAAGGCAAAAATCGACCTGGTCCTGATCGGCTCCTCCATGAACCTCAGGGACTACTGGGAGAGTGGTGAGTGGGCCATCATCAAAGCCCCAGGCTACAAACATGACATCAAGTACAACTGCTGCGAGGAGGTCTACACGGACATCACGTACTCGCTGTACATCCGGCGCCTGCCCCTGTTCTACACCATCAACCTCATCATCCCCTGCCTGCTCATCTCCTTCCTGACTGTGCTTGTCTTCTACCTGCCCTCCGACTGCGGCGAGAAGGTGACCCTCTGCATCTCGGTCCTCCTCTCCTTGACTGTGTTTCTGCTGGTGATCACTGAGACCATCCCGTCCACCTCTCTGGTGATTCCCCTGATCGGCGAGTACCTCCTGTTCACCATGATTTTTGTAACCTTGTCCATCGTCATCACCGTCTTCGTGCTCAACGTGCACTACAggacccccaccacacacacgaTGCCCATGTGGGTGAAGACCATATTCTTGAACTTTCTTCCCAGGGTCATGTTCATGACCAGGCCAGCAAGCAGTGAGGGTAACACTCAGAGGCCAAGACCCTTCAATAGCGCTGAGCTCTCAAACCTGAATTGCTTCAGCCACATAGAGTCCAAGAGCTGCAAAGAAGGCTACCCCTGCCAGGACGAGCTATGTAGCTACTGCCACCACCGCAGGGTGAAAATCCTGAATTTCAGTGCCAATCTCACGAGAAGCTCCAGTTCTGAATCTGTCAATGCCGTGCTGTCCCTCTCTGCTCTGTCACCAGAAATCAAAGAAGCTATCCAAAGTGTCAAGTATATTGCTGAAAATATGAAAGCACAGAATGAAGCCAAAGAG gTTCAAGACGATTGGAAGTATGTTGCCATGGTGATTGATCGTATATTTCTGTGGGTTTTCATTCTGGTGTGCATTTTAGGGACAGCAGGATTGTTTCTGCAACCTTTGATGGCCAGGGATGATGCGTAA
- the CHRNA5 gene encoding neuronal acetylcholine receptor subunit alpha-5, with protein sequence MAARGSERRVLSLGHRPLHFLLVFQLVSGRWGPEGAGGGVPGGLAEPSFVAKHEDSLFKDLFQDYERWVRPVEHLNDKIKIKFGLAISQLVDVDEKNQLMTTNVWLKQEWIDVKLRWNPDDYSGIKVIRVPSDSLWTPDIVLFDNADGRFEGASTKTVVRYDGTVTWTPPANYKSSCTIDVTFFPFDLQNCSMKFGSWTYDGSQVDIILEDQDVDKRDFFDNGEWEIVSATGSKGNRTDSCCWYPYITYSFVIKRLPLFYTLFLIIPCIGLSFLTILVFYLPSNEGEKICLCTSVLVSLTVFLLVIEEIIPSSSKVIPLIGEYLVFTMIFVTLSIMVTVFAINIHHRSSSTHNAMAPWVRKIFLQKLPKLLCMRSHVDRCFSQKEETESSRGPKSSRDTLEAALDSIRYITRHVMKENDVREVVEDWKFIAQVLDRMFLWTFLLVSIVGSLGLFVPVIYKWASIIVPIHIGNANK encoded by the exons GATTAGCTGAACCATCCTTTGTTGCCAAACATGAAGATAGTTTGTTTAAGGATTTATTTCAAGACTACGAGAGATGGGTTCGTCCAGTGGAACACctgaatgacaaaataaaaataaagtttggcCTTGCAATATCTCAATTAGTGGATGTG gaTGAGAAAAATCAGTTAATGACAACTAATGTCTGGTTGAAGCAG gaatGGATAGATGTAAAATTGAGATGGAACCCTGATGACTACAGTGGAATAAAAGTTATACGAGTCCCTTCAGACTCTCTCTGGACTCCAGACATTGTTTTGTTTGATAA TGCAGATGGACGTTTTGAAGGGGCCAGTACGAAAACTGTCGTCAGGTACGACGGCACTGTTACCTGGACTCCACCAGCAAACTACAAAAGTTCCTGTACCATTGATGTCACATTTTTCCCATTTGATCTCCAAAACTGTTCCATGAAATTTGGTTCTTGGACTTACGATGGATCACAGGTTGATATAATTTTGGAGGACCAAGATGTTGACAAGagagatttttttgataatggagaATGGGAAATTGTGAGCGCAACAGGaagcaaaggaaacagaacaGACAGCTGTTGCTGGTATCCTTACATCACTTACTCATTTGTAATTAAGCGTCTGCCTCTCTTTTATACCTTGTTCCTTATTATACCCTGTATTGGGCTCTCGTTTTTAACCATACTTGTCTTCTATCTTCCTTCAAATGAAGGTGAAAAGATTTGTCTCTGCACTTCAGTACTCGTGTCTCTGACTGTCTTCCTTCTTGTTATTGAAGAGATCATACCCTCATCTTCCAAAGTCATACCTCTGATTGGAGAGTACCTGGTGTTCACCATGATCTTTGTGACACTATCCATCATGGTCACTGTCTTTGCTATCAACATCCATCACCGTTCTTCCTCAACACATAACGCTATGGCTCCGTGGGTCCGCAAGATATTTCTTCAGAAGCTTCCAAAACTGCTTTGCATGCGAAGTCATGTAGATAGGTGCTTCAGtcagaaggaggaaactgagagcaGCCGTGGACCAAAATCTTCTAGAGACACACTGGAAGCTGCACTTGATTCCATTCGCTACATCACAAGACACGTCATGAAGGAGAATGATGTCCGTGAG GTTGTGGAAGATTGGAAATTCATAGCCCAGGTCCTTGATCGGATGTTTCTGTGGACTTTTCTTCTGGTTTCAATTGTTGGATCTCTTGGGCTTTTTGTTCCCGTTATCTATAAATGGGCAAGTATAATAGTACCAATTCATATTGGAAATGCAAATAAGTGA